One window from the genome of Labeo rohita strain BAU-BD-2019 chromosome 10, IGBB_LRoh.1.0, whole genome shotgun sequence encodes:
- the pla2g3 gene encoding group 3 secretory phospholipase A2 isoform X2 has protein sequence MQSNHLLQAVLYLLVLFHACFSDNTDTFCIWTRSTSGGQTQFVFLQRTQMSLVLYDSIWNKNNSLFSCITSDEQSVIESYLSRCWEDSSFSKSLDERFDISELIKPHGPCEAAGISEEFTASVWRTRDLRSVEPDGFEHQEGGESSRQTLHRSKRAWMIPGTLWCGSGNEATAFTDLGVFEDTDKCCREHDHCKDIIPSFSYDHGVFNTNIFTLSHCDCDNRFRRCLLGVNNTVSNLVGYGYFNVLKMRCFEFSQQMQCAKRTWYGMCAIYELAQYAVLKDAANYTDTLPEQDMETLETSFHQAITLGQNQVTKNSEESITIRDSKGGSEEPNPVSTSPGPSVTTLQSRKSEASVLSTDAPKITDRPQKGKFEMCGLYRDLDSCHLQIPALQEKFGLSKRYCPKNWMKLILCIRCYWISYRNPASPCHSLRTVSVEKVAQLIQQKHSSSKTGGKTRQEGAI, from the exons atgcaaagcaaTCATCTTTTACAGGCAGTTTTATACCTTTTGGTGCTGTTTCATGCTTGTTTCAGTGATAATACCGACACTTTCTGTATTTGGACTAGATCCACTTCAGGTGGGCAAACACAGTTTGTATTTCTCCAAAGGACTCAGATGTCTCTTGTCTTGTATGACAGCATctggaacaaaaacaacagcCTTTTTAGCTGCATAACAAGTGATGAGCAATCTGTGATTGAGAGCTACCTGTCCAGGTGTTGGGAAGACAGTTCATTCTCAAAGAGCCTCGATGAACGATTTGACATCAGTGAGCTAATCAAACCTCACGGCCCCTGTGAGGCTGCAGGCATTTCGGAGGAATTTACAGCATCTGTATGGAGGACCAGAGACCTGAGGAGCGTTGAACCTGATGGATTCGAGCACCAGGAGGGTGGAGAAAGTTCCAGACAGACGCTGCACCGATCAAAGCGAGCTTGGATGATTCCAGGGACTCTGTGGTGTGGTTCAGGAAATGAGGCTACTGCCTTTACAGACCTGG GTGTCTTTGAAGATACGGATAAATGCTGCAGAGAACATGACCACTGCAAAGACATCATCCCCTCTTTTTCGTACGACCACGGTGTTTTCAACACTAACATCTTCACTTTATCACACTGTGACTGTGATAACAG GTTCCGCCGCTGTCTCCTGGGTGTTAATAATACCGTATCCAACCTTGTGGGCTACGGATACTTCAACGTGCTAAAGATGCGCTGCTTCGAGTTCTCTCAGCAGATGCAGTGTGCCAAGAGAACGTGGTATGGAAT GTGTGCAATTTATGAGCTTGCTCAATACGCTGTGCTGAAAGATGCAGCAAACTACACCGACACGCTCCCAGAACAAGACATGGAGACGCTTGAAACGAGTTTTCACCAAGCCATCACTCTGGGACAAAACCAGGTCACCAAAAACTCAGAAGAATCTATTACCATACGAGATTCCAAGGGCGGCAGTGAAGAACCGAATCCAGTTTCGACATCGCCAGGGCCATCTGTTACAACACTGCAGTCCAGGAAATCTGAAGCTTCCGTACTTTCAACAGACGCACCAAAGATAACAGACAGACCACAGAAAG GCAAGTTTGAGATGTGTGGACTTTACAGAGACCTGGATTCATGCCATCTACAGATCCCAGCTTTACAGGAGAAATTCG GCTTGTCCAAAAGATATTGTCCAAAGAATTGGATGAAACTGATCCTGTGCATTCGCTGTTATTGGATTTCATATCGCAATCCTGCTTCACCCTGCCACAGTCTGAGAACTGTCTCAGTGGAAAAAG TTGCTCAACTAATCCAACAGAAGCACAGCTCGTCCAAAACTGGAGGAAAGACACGACAGGAGGGCGCCATCTAG
- the pla2g3 gene encoding group 3 secretory phospholipase A2 isoform X1 codes for MQSNHLLQAVLYLLVLFHACFSDNTDTFCIWTRSTSGGQTQFVFLQRTQMSLVLYDSIWNKNNSLFSCITSDEQSVIESYLSRCWEDSSFSKSLDERFDISELIKPHGPCEAAGISEEFTASVWRTRDLRSVEPDGFEHQEGGESSRQTLHRSKRAWMIPGTLWCGSGNEATAFTDLGVFEDTDKCCREHDHCKDIIPSFSYDHGVFNTNIFTLSHCDCDNRFRRCLLGVNNTVSNLVGYGYFNVLKMRCFEFSQQMQCAKRTWYGMCAIYELAQYAVLKDAANYTDTLPEQDMETLETSFHQAITLGQNQVTKNSEESITIRDSKGGSEEPNPVSTSPGPSVTTLQSRKSEASVLSTDAPKITDRPQKGKFEMCGLYRDLDSCHLQIPALQEKFGLRNPDMRTLYHCNCTARLVQKILSKELDETDPVHSLLLDFISQSCFTLPQSENCLSGKSCSTNPTEAQLVQNWRKDTTGGRHLADFKRKIKRMNLRRSKRKDSPVRLHKKCIRMHTKLQRPRVPERKRS; via the exons atgcaaagcaaTCATCTTTTACAGGCAGTTTTATACCTTTTGGTGCTGTTTCATGCTTGTTTCAGTGATAATACCGACACTTTCTGTATTTGGACTAGATCCACTTCAGGTGGGCAAACACAGTTTGTATTTCTCCAAAGGACTCAGATGTCTCTTGTCTTGTATGACAGCATctggaacaaaaacaacagcCTTTTTAGCTGCATAACAAGTGATGAGCAATCTGTGATTGAGAGCTACCTGTCCAGGTGTTGGGAAGACAGTTCATTCTCAAAGAGCCTCGATGAACGATTTGACATCAGTGAGCTAATCAAACCTCACGGCCCCTGTGAGGCTGCAGGCATTTCGGAGGAATTTACAGCATCTGTATGGAGGACCAGAGACCTGAGGAGCGTTGAACCTGATGGATTCGAGCACCAGGAGGGTGGAGAAAGTTCCAGACAGACGCTGCACCGATCAAAGCGAGCTTGGATGATTCCAGGGACTCTGTGGTGTGGTTCAGGAAATGAGGCTACTGCCTTTACAGACCTGG GTGTCTTTGAAGATACGGATAAATGCTGCAGAGAACATGACCACTGCAAAGACATCATCCCCTCTTTTTCGTACGACCACGGTGTTTTCAACACTAACATCTTCACTTTATCACACTGTGACTGTGATAACAG GTTCCGCCGCTGTCTCCTGGGTGTTAATAATACCGTATCCAACCTTGTGGGCTACGGATACTTCAACGTGCTAAAGATGCGCTGCTTCGAGTTCTCTCAGCAGATGCAGTGTGCCAAGAGAACGTGGTATGGAAT GTGTGCAATTTATGAGCTTGCTCAATACGCTGTGCTGAAAGATGCAGCAAACTACACCGACACGCTCCCAGAACAAGACATGGAGACGCTTGAAACGAGTTTTCACCAAGCCATCACTCTGGGACAAAACCAGGTCACCAAAAACTCAGAAGAATCTATTACCATACGAGATTCCAAGGGCGGCAGTGAAGAACCGAATCCAGTTTCGACATCGCCAGGGCCATCTGTTACAACACTGCAGTCCAGGAAATCTGAAGCTTCCGTACTTTCAACAGACGCACCAAAGATAACAGACAGACCACAGAAAG GCAAGTTTGAGATGTGTGGACTTTACAGAGACCTGGATTCATGCCATCTACAGATCCCAGCTTTACAGGAGAAATTCGGTCTGCGAAACCCTGACATGAGAACCCTTTATCATTGTAACTGTACAGCCAG GCTTGTCCAAAAGATATTGTCCAAAGAATTGGATGAAACTGATCCTGTGCATTCGCTGTTATTGGATTTCATATCGCAATCCTGCTTCACCCTGCCACAGTCTGAGAACTGTCTCAGTGGAAAAAG TTGCTCAACTAATCCAACAGAAGCACAGCTCGTCCAAAACTGGAGGAAAGACACGACAGGAGGGCGCCATCTAGCGGACTTCAAACGCAAAATCAAGAGGATGAACCTAAGGCGCTCCAAGAGGAAAGACTCTCCAGTCAGATTACATAAGAAATGCATCAGGATGCACACTAAACTGCAAAGACCTCGAGTTCCTGAACGGAAACGGTCATAA